The Paracoccus albus region GCAGGCCGCGTCGGCGCCTTGCGCTTGCGCGTCGCCCATCCGATATCCTGACCGGCCAGATCGCCCACCGCAAAGGGACCCATCGCAAAACCGAAATCTTCCAGAGCGCTGTCGATCTGTTCGAAGGACGCGCCGTCGAGCAGCATGTAGTCCGCGACCTTGCGGTAATGCGCCAGAATGCGGTTGCCGATGAAGCCATCACAGACGCCCGAACGGACGGCGACCTTTTTCATCCTTGCTGCCATCGCAAAGGCGGTTGCCACGACATCAGGCGCGGTCTTTTCCGCCACCACCACTTCCAGCAGCCGCATGATATGCGCGGGCGAGAAGAAGTGCAGGCCGATCACATCTTGCGGACGAGAGGTCGCGGCGGCGATTTCGTTCACATCCAGATATGACGTGTTGGTCCCAAGAACCGTGCCGGGCTTGCAGATCCGGTCGAGGTCGCGGAAGATCTGCGTCTTGACCTTCATATCCTCGAACACGGCCTCGATCACCACATCGACATCGGCCAGATGGTCCAGCCCTACCGCAGCCGTCAGTTGCGTAAGTTTCTCATCCCGCGCGGCAGCGGTCATCTTGCCGCGCTTCACCGCACCTGCAAGGTTACCTTCGATACGCTCACGGGCTTTGTCCGCGCCTTCCTGCGTCATCTCAATCAGGGTAACGGTAAAGCCAGACTGAAGCAGCGCGGTGGCGATACCCACACCCATCGTGCCGCCGCCGATGACGCCGGCACTGGCCAGCGGACGCGGTTCGGCCGCGGATTCGGGGATGCGCTTTACGGCGCGTTCGGCCTGAAACGCATGGATCAGACCCTGCCGCTCGGGGCTTTCCATCAGTTCCAGAAACAGAGCGCGTTCGACCTTCATCCCTTCCTCAATCGGCAGGGCAGAAGCGGCAATCGCATCAACGCATTTCAGCGGCGCGGGCAGCGCGGAGCGCTTGGTGGCCAGCTTCGCCTTTGCTGCCACCAAAACAGCCTGATCGGGGGTGAAAGCGATATGCCCTGTGCGCCGAGTCTGAATTTCACCAGACAGAATTTCATGTGCAAGCGTCAGCGCAGCACCACGCGGCGTGTCATAGTCAAGCCCGTCTATGATACCCAGAGAAATCGCCTCGCGCACCGGAACCTGACGGCCCGAGGTTATGATTTCTATCACGCTTTCCAATGGGGCCAAACGCGGCAGTCGCTGCGTGCCACCCGCGCCGGGCAGGAGACCCAAAGTGACTTCGGGAAGGCCAACCCGTGCACCCGGCAGTCCAACGCGAGCATGTGCTGACAGCGCCAGTTCCAGACCGCCGCCCATGGCTACGCCATGAATGACAGCGGCTACGGGCTTATCGCTGTTTTCGATGGCGTTCAGCACGTCCGGCAGGCTCGGCGACTGAGGGGTCTGGCCGAACTCTCTTATATCTGCGCCAGCCGACAGCATCTTGCCTTCGCCATAGATCGCGATGACCTTTACGGCGACATCCGCGTTCAATTGCGCAAGGGCGTCCAGCAGACCCTGCCGAACGGCCTGACCAAGGGCGTTGACCGGGGGGCTTGCAAGCACGATCAGGCCGACATCGCCTTCAACTTCAACGCGCAGCGGCGCAGTCTCGGTTACGGATTTATCCATCATCGTTACTCCACCCGCTCGATAACCATCGCGATGCCCTGACCGACACCAACGCACATAGAAAGGCTGGCATAGCGCCCGCCGGTCTGTTCCAGATAGCGCAGCGCTGTCAGGATGATCCGCGCGCCAGAGGCCCCCAGCGGGTGCCCAACGGCAATCGCGCCGCCATTCGGATTCAGACGGCTGTCATCGGGATCAAGCTCCAGCTGTTTGCAGCAGCCCAGAACCTGGCTGGCAAAAGCTTCGTTGATCTCGATCAGGTCCATGTCCTTCATGGTCAGACCGGCGCGTTCCAATGCTTTCGGCACGGCAAAGCCCGGCCCGATCCCCATGATCCGCGGCGGCACTCCGGCAATCGCGCCCGAAACGATACGCCCGCGCGGCTTCGGCCCCAGATCTTTCGAGCCGATCAGCAGGGCCCCTGCACCGTCATTCACGCCCGAAGCATTAGCCGCCGTCACAACGCCACCTTCATAAAGCGACCGCAGCGACGCCATTTTCTCCAGCGTGGTATCAGGGCGCGGATGTTCATCGGCGTCGACCACCGTCACCTTACCCTTGCGGCCGGCGATCTCGATCGGCTGAATTTCATCCTTGAAGAAGCCGGCGGCCCGTGCGGCCTCATAGCGCTGCTGGCTGCGATAGGCATAGGCGTCGCATTCCTCGCGGCTGATGTCGTAATCCGCGGCCAGATTGTCCGCCGTCTGCGGCATGGCGTAATCGCCGAACTCCGCCGCGATGGTCTTGTTCGGGAAGCGGGTGCCGATGGTAGAATCGTAGATGACGGGCTGGCGATCCCAGGCAGAGGGCGATTTTGCCACTACGAAGGGCGCCCGCGTCATGCTTTCGGTACCACCAGCCAGATACAGATCGGCCTCACCCACCGTGATCGAACGCGCGGCATCAAGCGCCGCCGCCATGCCAGAGCCGCAAAGGCGGTTCACG contains the following coding sequences:
- a CDS encoding 3-hydroxyacyl-CoA dehydrogenase NAD-binding domain-containing protein; the protein is MDKSVTETAPLRVEVEGDVGLIVLASPPVNALGQAVRQGLLDALAQLNADVAVKVIAIYGEGKMLSAGADIREFGQTPQSPSLPDVLNAIENSDKPVAAVIHGVAMGGGLELALSAHARVGLPGARVGLPEVTLGLLPGAGGTQRLPRLAPLESVIEIITSGRQVPVREAISLGIIDGLDYDTPRGAALTLAHEILSGEIQTRRTGHIAFTPDQAVLVAAKAKLATKRSALPAPLKCVDAIAASALPIEEGMKVERALFLELMESPERQGLIHAFQAERAVKRIPESAAEPRPLASAGVIGGGTMGVGIATALLQSGFTVTLIEMTQEGADKARERIEGNLAGAVKRGKMTAAARDEKLTQLTAAVGLDHLADVDVVIEAVFEDMKVKTQIFRDLDRICKPGTVLGTNTSYLDVNEIAAATSRPQDVIGLHFFSPAHIMRLLEVVVAEKTAPDVVATAFAMAARMKKVAVRSGVCDGFIGNRILAHYRKVADYMLLDGASFEQIDSALEDFGFAMGPFAVGDLAGQDIGWATRKRKAPTRPAEERYSRVSDLICEEGCFGRKTGKGYYLYDNPKSRVPNPGAEAIVTSEREAEGRVSRSFTDDEIIDRYMAAMISEAARVVEEGIALRPVDVDAVFLFGYGFPRHLGGPLNYADRIGAAALVERIEGYAKEDPYYWQVPDLLRELAQSGRSFADLNKE
- a CDS encoding acetyl-CoA C-acyltransferase, translating into MLNGYIYDGLRSPFGRHAGALSGIRPDDLAAQVVRALVQRSDLPVERIEDVIMGNVCQSGEDSRNVARFIGLLSGINVEAGGLTVNRLCGSGMAAALDAARSITVGEADLYLAGGTESMTRAPFVVAKSPSAWDRQPVIYDSTIGTRFPNKTIAAEFGDYAMPQTADNLAADYDISREECDAYAYRSQQRYEAARAAGFFKDEIQPIEIAGRKGKVTVVDADEHPRPDTTLEKMASLRSLYEGGVVTAANASGVNDGAGALLIGSKDLGPKPRGRIVSGAIAGVPPRIMGIGPGFAVPKALERAGLTMKDMDLIEINEAFASQVLGCCKQLELDPDDSRLNPNGGAIAVGHPLGASGARIILTALRYLEQTGGRYASLSMCVGVGQGIAMVIERVE